The stretch of DNA TATGTTGCAGTTGTGTGTGCTATTCATATTTGGGGGGCTCACCTATCTGGTTGCCAACATTCCACATCTCCTGCGGGTTGTAGTTGGAGGAGTCCGTCCTGAGGCCTCCGGGGTAGATCCTGCTCAGATGACGTGCGTTGTACTGCACAAAATCTGTCCCTGGAGGAAGGTTTGCAGAGGATTAACCCACTACTCCTCCATCTATGGCTCAgatatcattatatataatataataatgtaaaaggAAAGATACTCTTTGTTACACGTGGTCGTGTTCATGTTCACCTGCGTCCTTCGCGAGCCTCTTGGCCTTGGACTCAGAGAAAGAGGACATCTCGTAGCATTGGGCGTGTGCACGAGCGTGCTCAAAGCCATGGAAGTGCACGCTCTTGCAGTAAACCACCAGGTCGGACAGATCCCGGGACAGTTTGGACTTGGATTTCTGCAAAAgtggagaattaaaaaaaaaaaaaagaagctaaatgaGCCGTTACACACAAATGTAGTGCAATGCAATTGATGCATATGTTAAGTTGTTTCCAGTAATCTTCTAATATATCTGCAGAAAATGTGCAACTAGCGTAAACAAGCAGCCGCCATGTTGTTTCAATCCTCAGAAGCGGACATATTCAAACGCTGTCTTTAGTTATTTCATTCATTATGAGCAATTATTACCCAACTATGTCCATATTCAGCactatatatcatttatatatttgctaGTAGTGCCCACCGacccacaaactgtgaaataagacGACCGAGTCAGCGTTTTGACGCCGGCTCTTTAGAATATGACGCCCATGACTTGAGAAGCGCCTCTGTAAATATGCACTATATGATTCTCCCATTTTCAGACAGTGGGAGAATgaatgtggttttttttttaacagtaaaGCATATATTCGAGCAGACAACCCAAAATGCAAGTCTGAAAACTGAAAACGAATATATTTGCCCTTGAATATTGCAGAATCAAATAAATCGTcgccaaacaacaacaattcaaCTCTCTCCCCTTCATCGCCTCTAATTAAAATCATTAAAGCCACAAAATGCTTCCAATTAATCACTCACCGCCCAGCTGGGACATGCTGATTTCTCCTTGCAGCCGAGGAGACGCACAATCAATGGCTTCCTGTTTCTGTTCActatctccctcctcctcccacagtCTCGCCTCACCGTCTCTTACCCagtttcctgtctctctctctctctctctctctctctataatCAAGCTGTCTTGTCGTCTTTCAAAATGTCTCCACTTACGAGCCGTTGGTCCAATCGCGCTAAAATAAATCAGGTTTCTTGAATTAAACCAAATATCGTGACGTATGGCGTTCATGTACCTTCCCCGTTTCATTTGCACACTCGGCAGGCGGCGGGTCCTCTGTGGACGGGCTCTCGGCATCGTCGTtggccatctcctcctcatcgcTGACTTCGTCCGTCGGGGTTTCGTCGACGCAGTCTCCCGGATCGCTGATCTTCTTGGCCTTCAGCAGAATCTTCCCCCTCAGTTCCTGCGATGGACACACAAAATGAAGTGGATTGttacattccccccccccccagcattgAGACAAACTGCCTCCACTTCATTTGGAAGTAGCTCTGAGGACTTGTTTAAATCCAGTTACACGAAGAGATCCAACGATGTCATCGTAACGGGGCGCCGAACGAGTGACGCAACGCGTGACGAATCGACAATGAACTCTCAAAATGTCACAGACGACTCCCAGAGCACTTTGCCGTGTCTCCTAACTAAATGCAGCACGATTAGATCGCCTAAATGCACCGTGGAGTTCCTGCGCACAGCATGCCTGTGCCATTACTCCGGGTTAGCATCGATTGTTCTTAAGTGCTCTAATGGAAAAGAGGACTTAGGCTTTCAGGGTGAGCGGAAGACGGATCGCCTTCGTCTAGTTTCCTTCAGATCAAACGTTGTCCGACTACATTTCATTCCTAAAGACTCAAAGCTTGAATGTtctcatcatttaaaatgtttaatcagAAATGAACGTAACGGCGTCGCTATTTTCAGCTGCAACAGCTTTGTTGTTTGCTTATCAGCTCAAAATAAAATTCCCAGGAAATGACAGCAACAAAGTTGAgggtagttttaaaaaaaaatttttagaAATCATTCGGGGCTTGAGCCCCAAATCTCCGGACAGATTCTCACCTGTGGAGAAGGGAGCTGTTGAGGGAGCTGCCCGTCCAGCGGGGCGCTGAGGAGTGTGTCACCCAGGATCTGAGTGAGGTGCTGGGCCATGAGCGTCTGCTGCTCCACACCACAGTGATTCTCCAGAGACAGGATGACTGGGAAGTCCGACGCCTATCACACAGGAAAGAGGAGACCAGTGGCCTTCAAATGGTTTCTGCTCCTTGTGTGTTACCCACTGCTCCTTGTGTGCTACCCACTGCTCCTTGTGTGTTACCCACTGCTCCTTGTGTGCTAACCACTGCTCCTTGTGTGCTCCTTGTGTGTTACCCACTGCTCCTTGTGTGTTACCCACTGCTCCTTGTGTGCTAACCACTGCTCCTTGTGTGCTACCCACTGCTCCTTGTGTGTTACCCACTGTTCCTTGTTCCTTGTGTGTTACCCACTGCTCCTTGTGTGTTACCCACTGCTCCTTGTGTGCTAACCACTGCTCCTTGTGTGCTCCTTGTGTGTTACCCACTGCTCCTTGTGTGTTACCCACTGCTCCTTGTGTGTTAACCACTGCTCCTTGTGTGTTACCCACTGCTCCTTGTGTGCTACCCACTGCTCCTTGTGTGCTACCCACTGCTCCTTGTGTGTTACCCACTGCTCCTTGTGTGCTACCCACTGCTCCTTGTGTGCTACCCACTGCTCCTTGTGTGCTAACCACTGCTCCTTGTGTGCTCCTTGTGTGTTACCCACTGCTCCTTGTGTGTTACCCACTGCTCCTTGTGTGCTAACCACTGCTCCTTGTGTGCTACCCACTGCTCCTTGTGTGTTACCCACTGCTCCTTGTGTGTTACCCACTGTTCCTTGTTCCTTGTGTGTTACCCACTGCTCCTTGTGTGTTACCCACTGCTCCTTGTGTGTTACCCACTGCTCCTTGTGTGCTATCCACTGCTCCTTGTGTGTTAACCACTGCTCTTTTACTTTTCACTTTAGATTGTGTTTGTGGTGCTCACAACATTGAAGAATATCAAtagacaaatattttttttttttgtaaaaaaaacaattccgTGTAACCCACAGACAAACCCTATCAAGAGTTTTTACGGGGACTATTTCTAAATGAAAGATGTTTTCTGTGCTCACCTTGAAGGCGTATTCCTTCAGCGTTGAAACAACGTCTCTAAAGAGAATCTTAGAAGTCCAAGTGTGACCGTGATACACGACGGGTTCCCCGTCACTGCCGTCCCAGCAGTCCACCTCCACACAACGGCAGCCTCTCTTCAGggctctaaacacacacacacacacacacacacacacacacacacagcatcaggTAAACGTGTCTGTTGCATATCAATCTACTACTGTCAatctaccgtgtgtgtgtgtgtgtgtgtgtgtgtagtactcaCTGGATGTATGCCTCCAGGCTGCTCTGTCCTCGCAGCTGGTCCTCCAGGAGGTAGGTGTTGTGCGAGGAAGAGATGAAGTAGTGGCAAAGCGGCTGGCTCATGTCCTGGTGAAGCTCCCGATGCTCGGGTTTAAATACGGAGCCCTCCAGTGAGCACAGGTAGATCTGGAAGCCGTCCAGCGACATGGCGCTCTGCTTCTTGGCTGCACAGATTGGGTGTTTTGGGGTTATGAGAAGCACCTCGACTCGGGCTAAAAGGCTCTTGACTTCAGGACTATCCACAGGTCAAGCGGTGCAGGTCACACGGTATAAGTCTTTGAAGAGGTGCTGGAGTTTAATAAGTATAAGTagactgaaaagaaagtcaatGCTATTGGTTTGGCTCCAGGGATCACTGTGTATTTTGGTCCTagtcctaaaaccaggaaatTCACTTCCCTCTTTTCAAAGtcagagtttttttatttttattattggttTTTGGTTTAGATTAATGAAATGAAAGTCTGAGGTTAAGTTTAAGAGGTTTTAAAACTCTGTTCTACGTAATAAGATCCGTAGCTTTAAAGCGTCTAAAAAAGCGGCAGGTGCTATCAAGTGGCTCCAGCATGTCATCGCAGCCTCGTTGTTGGCTACTCGTGCTCAGGTGGCCACGGTGTCGTTTGTTTGTAGCCTACTGTTAGCTCTTTACTGCTAACGACTGCATTCACGCTACCGCATTAGAACATCTCATATATATTCCTATTATCGCATCGATCACGTGTGGATGTATtgcacctccccccccccatcttcctCAGATATCATGCACATGCTACCTTCACCTGATCCGGATGGTTCGTAGCGGTCGATTAGCTCCCGGGCATGCTGGGAGCTCTGCTCGCCCTCGTGCTGCTCTATGCTCAGGAAGTTCTCCAGCTCGTTCAGCATTAACTTCTCTCCGTCTTCGGCGTAGTCCTGGAACACCTTCCACACTTCGTCCCTCTGGGTCAGCATCTTGTAGAAATGGACAAACTGCTCGATTTCCAAAGAGCCGCTCTCCGACTTGTCGGCCATCTGTGGGAATTAAGGTGCT from Cyclopterus lumpus isolate fCycLum1 chromosome 21, fCycLum1.pri, whole genome shotgun sequence encodes:
- the plcd4b gene encoding 1-phosphatidylinositol 4,5-bisphosphate phosphodiesterase delta-4 isoform X2 translates to MDPEGSRVQDDPDVKVMMAGSTLRKVKSKSWKKQRHFRLLEDGLTIWYKSRWAGRGHSTFSVTEVEAVREGHQSEVLLSVAEEFPADVCFTLVFHGRQGNLDLVTETPEEAKAWIRGVRKLIHKAQTMDEKERLDQWVWDWFQRADKNKDGKMNFKEVRTLLKMMNVDMDEEHALHLFTMADKSESGSLEIEQFVHFYKMLTQRDEVWKVFQDYAEDGEKLMLNELENFLSIEQHEGEQSSQHARELIDRYEPSGSAKKQSAMSLDGFQIYLCSLEGSVFKPEHRELHQDMSQPLCHYFISSSHNTYLLEDQLRGQSSLEAYIQALKRGCRCVEVDCWDGSDGEPVVYHGHTWTSKILFRDVVSTLKEYAFKASDFPVILSLENHCGVEQQTLMAQHLTQILGDTLLSAPLDGQLPQQLPSPQELRGKILLKAKKISDPGDCVDETPTDEVSDEEEMANDDAESPSTEDPPPAECANETGKKSKSKLSRDLSDLVVYCKSVHFHGFEHARAHAQCYEMSSFSESKAKRLAKDAGTDFVQYNARHLSRIYPGGLRTDSSNYNPQEMWNVGNQIVALNFQTAGLEMDLNDGLFGQNGGCGYVLKPDFMRDGSTRFGPEKPGERRGYRPLRLSIQVISGQQLPKVNQKEGSIVDPLVRVEIYGVPQDQAKEETSHINNNGFNPVWNETLNFVVHAPELALVRFEVEDYDKASRNDFIGQLTLPFACIQAGYRHIHLLSKDGTAIPPSSLFVNVSISELT